CGTGCACTTCCTCCCGCGGCGGCTCTTGCGCGAGCGGGCCGAGGGCATGGCGCAGCTGGTCACCACCGGGGAGACCGCCCAGACCCTGGAGCGCGACGGCGACGGCGACTTCGAGCTGAGCGCGCCCATCCAGGCGGCGGCCGACGGTGCGGCCGCACGAGACCTGGCCCGGCGGCTGGCCACCCTCGAGGCCGCGCGCTTCGTGGCCGAGACCGCTGCGCCCGAGCACGGCTTGAGCCCGCCCCGCATGACGGCGCGCTTCCGCTTCGAGGGGCCGCTGGCCGGCGACGCCGAGGCGCCGGAAGAGGAAGACGACGGACACGGTCACGACCACGGCGACGAGCCCGAGGGGCCGAGCGCACCGCCGCGCGAGCATCGCCTGGTCATCGGGGCGGCCACCGAGGGTGGGGCCTTCGCCCAGCTGGACGCGCGCCCCGAGGTGTTCGTGCTGCCCACCCCCGTGCTCGAGCTGCTGGAGAAGGCGCTGGTGTCCACGGACCTGCTGCGCACCGGCCGCAGCGAGCTCACGGGCGTGAGCATCGAGCGCGACGGCGCCACCATCGACGTCACCCACGACGGCGCGTTCTTCATGGCGCGCGGCGAGCGCATCCCGGAGGAGCGCTTCGAGCCCGTGCTCATGTCGATCGAGCGCATGCGCGGGGAGAGCGCCCGCTATGGCGTGTCCTTCGACCCGGCGCTCAGCGTCACGGTCTCGCGCGAGGCCGACGCCGCGCCGCCCGTGCGCTACACGCTGCGCATCGGGCCGGCCGGGGCCACCCACACACCGGTGCAGCGCAGCGACTTGGCCGCCACGTTCTCGGTGCCCAACGACCAGGTGGCGCCGCTGCGGGACTTCACCCCGTAGCCGCGCGCGAGCTCACCCGCTCGTGAGCAGCGTGTACGTGTCCGCGGCGTTCGGCAGCATGTCGCCGTTCATGTCGGTCCACTCGAGCACGAAGTAGGTGCGCGTCTCGAGCGGGAGCCCGGGCGCCAGCACGGTGCTGAAGTAGTGCGCCCCTGCGAGCGTGCCCTGGTAGATGTAGCCATGGGTCGCCACCACGGTGGCCTGCGAGGGGGGGTCGTGGACGATCTGCACCACCGCGTAGTCGTGTGAGCCGTTGATGTCTGCGATGGCTGCGTCCAGCAGCACGGCGCCCCCGCTCTGCAGGATGACCCGGTAGCGGCCGTTGCTGGTGTCCACACGAATGGGGGCGGAGGACATCATCAGATAGCCCATCACGTTCTGCACGATGGCGTCGCCGCCCAGCACGCCCAGGCTGCTCGCGCCGAAGAGCGGGGCGAACGTGGTGGGGTCCAGCAGGCCCGGCTCCGTCTGGTTCCGGGTCATGACCGTGGGGGTGGTCGCGCAGCCGTTGGC
This region of Sandaracinaceae bacterium genomic DNA includes:
- a CDS encoding DUF4340 domain-containing protein; this encodes LRPITLPDTDVQAIDLTVGGDTLHIEDADGEWTYRLTRGGAAPVTGEVDPDAFSEWLTSIRALETIDAEVIDDAELGRRGLRAPRATLVMHGRGSAPDHTLSMGGSDMRGVFVRRDEELVSLVVPTEVEQRLSVTIVHFLPRRLLRERAEGMAQLVTTGETAQTLERDGDGDFELSAPIQAAADGAAARDLARRLATLEAARFVAETAAPEHGLSPPRMTARFRFEGPLAGDAEAPEEEDDGHGHDHGDEPEGPSAPPREHRLVIGAATEGGAFAQLDARPEVFVLPTPVLELLEKALVSTDLLRTGRSELTGVSIERDGATIDVTHDGAFFMARGERIPEERFEPVLMSIERMRGESARYGVSFDPALSVTVSREADAAPPVRYTLRIGPAGATHTPVQRSDLAATFSVPNDQVAPLRDFTP